The following are from one region of the Salmo salar chromosome ssa27, Ssal_v3.1, whole genome shotgun sequence genome:
- the si:ch73-347e22.4 gene encoding uncharacterized protein si:ch73-347e22.4, with the protein MEESWDSIDEAGDYSTDAARHLPSCSCQQITEHKGTEVGEETLTDMTAFKVKNDEGSAPVSDIHSHSKIMAQDLHRKATEVTHDKCPSVSERSCPVGLTNVQEICILSSGFDVKKNRGRDSAAVEVDTIVSFPPFSSNLSKNMKGNVTLSPTEKIAVTQGLSASSLSNHTQYSREDEKTYADVSHQTLPLAGTKKGKEKMSFNTLLPVMEKQQKRKAGRPYKKKTLVKMAKLFAIVQERDSDVTELHRVTHHKDTLTPSCKQTKEKKKDEMLEFPPTTSSDTCFGCNSTSDSSNHLTIAHSDDIISASQIAGPSISMEFNQPSRIQKPSKTTQKEELKIKEVSALKLTTVTKGQYSPIEQALTQNTLVPSENALKVQKRPGKNKKMISKGGNGRTQAFKRNRMNPSSLFTTQSQSSNATPQDKINLGLSQDATPLQSSDIKMEPKYLSDTSVLDVKNNLKEHQKRESPGIMSKCFDLSITQKDQGARSDMKREIKDNVTANISAVGKQGEMTPRTQELSRLKSIEDVLKLKRKAGRPFKKNTLFKMDKLVAIAQEGRTNDTENSGMTKECVPKFPAYHPLKSKVKKEKTDTKTLASNSPRSPSRKSSRTCKTTPKTVQKMQVLTHTLTQSVLPVPSNLIEPILKSEDTTLISSTVSPIPLCSAEIFPQQESHRCRNPPKKNTKVNKKMTTAVPHPPIFAVVSKALAEIVSTENGKETKKDIGSKRKCKRVPRTSGVSELLCTNGIPQGDIHTQSNRDEVYSKTSAPTVPQSQNTRKREVQNKKGTEKAAVPLSDETVLPVSDCQLQVQSHSAAQETPLLPSKIKTDSDTLYLTPRTVRKKNPKTCKEIKKPSPKVEKAQVPSLDSSLGVEHICHDVPHVDQMRQVEAVIESVIEDLHKPLKHVSHRKKIKKEASNVLALTLNPSLGVEHRTPDVPQVDHIRQMEAVIESVIEDLHKKEVSDVSASAHSTFPASNNLCEPHNHSTLSQMLLLPSEIKTESGRINNAIPRTPDVPQMDHVRQMEAVIESVIEDLHKKEASNVAPLKPTTFSASDNLLEQHNHSTLPQSSFMSSGETKSGLKHAIPKTSTKNKSKTLMKEKLTLKSYSKNPKKAAIQTSVPTSDTMHVSRVKKNFNICKERKRSSHKVEKAQVSSLDPSLGVEHRCPDRIRQVEAVIDSLIEDLHKPLKPNGQQKKFKEETSNVSALEQTTFLASNNLLEQHNHSTLPQYYFLSSGETKSGLKHAKPKMATKMKSKACSKGKLFKNTKKASVITSDPSIGAENGCLNMPSHLTQAEKGGKGDGKNNKYVGKHEKEAVISVTGDHLETAAHKPHQRKGPRKKLKEDSSVSKPGQVESTTSDSQLKQHDHNALQQVFLLVSEAKTESGIEHIMPEMEITNKPKTCRKRKLPSKSLSGNAKRAAMRTSNPTLGAEVGCLKILPHLTHAEQGGKSDRKTNKNVVKHKKETVTSGMEDHMETAHKRHMGSKNNRKEDNNVSISEQAATLTPDKRSNQVAVLASEIQSGSSSGHVTPPQKKHISKACKKRKILSKQSSKITETPTPPSSKPSLGVEYRYSEMATTFTHVDQVQNILDSPKGSKASSENTGSSHPISNVRHSRRPSKSNSHITTDLMQDQAILSVTSHLTNQPTSPVSTTVSSTAAQGQITELVSALCTEKRPHKIGRPPKKKKSQRPKGTGLDKNITDDDDECVKFLSAFVKEELIEEEKSLENRGGKKNGKGKKGKLLQTDNVSTPSKPSQSQVKDGNALADDKLVLQVPIDEARDSISIAIDSISAVIPKHKKGGRIAKGKRVQNIASTPNIPSDQQCMNMSPEETSLCLSNISEKHRKRKVDSSSADFVNADINVLNLKDDLSDRSEILDTSLLGNQRVKNKGKNKSKTIAEEQTVATSVVKEMVWLDLQTTIAALKKKRGRPFKKSTLIRMAKQRSCEQQKSNTSRKLSVNKTPSCKSTSKGGKMHKFNPMSTTSRRHTRASEAMKNEDPVLKQPQDDIWEIIDVSSNIFSPIVTNSRSISVEEIETSETIFSVDAGATQGIQQVESTPLTTPLTKLPHKVTGMKKRRRRNKTGWATKVKSKRPLSKVNCGGTLEVFVQSSIDNTGLSFNSSRCNSLTENYTLESVEQEKECRAQVKAVTTNYNRVCVEKEINCGDQPLTARAKLQHSSVLLHNFKTRKPMSCHFCSRSFRHITAYTIHKRIHTGEKPYSCQKCGKRFAHLSKLKSHSNIHKQHGPIQCPCCVTQSPNKDDLIDHFKIHMKGTKRFSLINKTRRDKDIQIQPYTDYIESPVSLNGRKSLRCSTCLNLFFSKATLKLHLQTHSGVRRFTCKVCGKMFITFSSFNAHEKTHWPVKPYACSVCGKGFVLLRELKTHSHMHSGEMPFFCNHCGQAFSNFSSLRTHQVSKVCFEARDEGSGNKVDIEGFLVEQRADGQINTPMYFKCQICKQLNRHWCQYILHLQTHTNNKPNLCEICGQRYDQVPELCVHCKVCCKSSGEERACNSSLSEVWHEPQSLQNPMHVTEIDFLCNDNQEMLSTDDQHPKCKEPEPLPPLETMEEYSSDVLPQNPTPACHIPGNGLAINRPSPSNSMCTSSAILSPSVMSCNSVRVVQQPSGFRSRFQTHAPCDRYPRGQCGKSFNQWNKLWLHQGLHREKRCSFSCTQCNLEFRFFGSYREHMQEHAAQRPYACQLCPKTYVIEEDLNTHLCKNHQPCASLKCDTCGKGFTSFRNLERHRLLHRGASSHYCLPCKLPFPSYLALKNHLKAHKARPVIPLPEGPLEPLRFPYHCRKCNARFTTTDLLQAHQVCHLIGGKKTYSSSANVVSASLTSKLSNKPTERVTPLSPTTVPSLPLSKKRNIYRYPHPDRLYVVPKISSQPPVVVSDTEEEPQEIMNSSLSSVHDSPRNTVSLEHEGRTSPSNNCCEANNSDLPQRSCPSCVLIYEPTQCMPKTDTPHMPTHEPPCPLDKGPQNVPPQRWKKSKGNDDAFFRASTTCVISRGKKQRYDGFECADCWVTFSDVSELHEHYLHHARGVK; encoded by the exons ATGGAGGAAAGTTGGGACAGCATAGATGAAGCAGGAGACTACTCAACAGATGCAGCTAGACATTTACCAAGCTGTTCATGTCAGCAAATCACTGAACACAAG GGAACAGAAGTGGGAGAAGAGACCCTGACTGACATGACAGCATTTAAGGTGAAGAATGATGAAGGCTCTGCTCCTGTTTCAGACATCCACAGTCATTCAAAGATCATGGCTCAAGATCTTCATCGAAAGGCGACAGAGGTCACCCACGATAAGTGTCCTTCTGTCTCAGAAAGATCATGCCCTGTGGGCCTAACAAATGTTCAGGAAATATGTATTTTGTCTTCTGGATTTGATGTAAaaaagaacagagggagagattcTGCTGCAGTGGAGGTTGACACTATAGTTTCTTTCCCCCCCTTTTCAAGCAATCTGTCAAAAAACATGAAGGGAAATGTCACACTTTCACCCACAGAGAAGATTGCTGTGACTCAAGGGCTATCGGCCTCTTCTCTAAGTAACCACACACAATATTCAAGAGAGGATGAGAAAACCTATGCTGATGTTTCACATCAAACGTTACCACTTGCAGGTACCAAGAAAGGAAAAGAGAAAATGTCCTTTAATACCCTTTTGCCTGTGATGGAAAAGCAACAAAAGCGAAAAGCTGGTCGGCCATATAAGAAGAAAACTCTAGTGAAAATGGCAAAACTTTTTGCAATTGTCCAAGAACGGGATTCAGATGTCACAGAATTACACAGGGTGACTCACCATAAGGATACTCTAACACCCTCATGCAAACAAACGAAAGAGAAGAAAAAGGATGAAATGTTAGAATTTCCCCCAACTACCTCAAGTGACACATGCTTTGGATGCAATTCAACATCTGATTCTTCAAACCACCTTACTATTGCACATTCAGATGACATCATTTCTGCATCTCAAATAGCTGGACCAAGTATTTCTATGGAATTTAACCAACCCTCCAGGATACAGAAACCTTCAAAGACCACACAAAAAGAAGAATTAAAAATAAAAGAAGTGTCGGCGCTGAAATTGACCACTGTCACAAAGGGGCAATATTCTCCTATAGAACAAGCTCTGACACAAAATACCTTGGTGCCATCTGAGAATGCATTGAAAGTACAAAAGAGACCtggaaaaaataaaaagatgataTCCAAAGGAGGAAATGGAAGGACTCAGGCATTCAAAAGAAACCGAATGAATCCGAGCAGCCTGTTCACCACTCAGTCACAGAGTAGCAATGCTACACCCCAAGACAAAATTAATTTAGGACTCTCTCAAGATGCGACTCCACTGCAGTCATCAGATATAAAAATGGAGCCCAAATACTTGTCAGACACTTCTGTCTTGGATGTAAAGAACAATTTGAAGGAACACCAAAAAAGAGAAAGTCCTGGTATAATGTCAAAATGCTTTGACTTGTCTATCACTCAAAAAGACCAGGGGGCACGAAGTGACATGAAGAGGGAAATCAAAGATAATGTAACTGCTAACATATCAGCTGTAGGAAAGCAGGGGGAAATGACTCCAAGAACTCAAGAGCTCTCAAGACTAAAGAGTATTGAGGATGTGCTCAAATTGAAGCGGAAAGCTGGTCGACCATTCAAGAAAAATACGTTGTTTAAAATGGATAAGCTGGTAGCGATAGCACAGGAAGGAAGAACTAATGATACAGAGAATAGTGGCATGACTAAAGAGTGTGTTCCAAAATTCCCTGCATATCACCCCCTAAAGTCAAAAGTAAAAAAGGAAAAGACTGACACAAAAACCTTGGCATCAAATTCACCTAGAAGCCCCTCAAGAAAATCCAGCAGAACATGTAAAACTACCCCAAAAACTGTTCAAAAGATGCAAGtcctcacacacacgctcacccaATCAGTTTTACCAGTTCCATCCAATCTTATTGAACCTATTCTCAAATCAGAGGACACAACTCTTATCTCCTCAACGGTCTCTCCAATTCCTTTATGTAGTGCAGAGATTTTCCCTCAACAGGAAAGCCACAGATGCAGAAACCCCCCGAAGAAAAACACAAAAGTTAACAAAAAGATGACCACTGCAGTCCCACATCCTCCAATATTTGCAGTAGTTTCCAAGGCCCTTGCTGAGATTGTCTCTACAGAGAATGGTAAAGAAACAAAGAAAGACATTGGATCCAAAAGAAAATGCAAACGGGTGCCTAGAACTTCTGGTGTATCAGAATTGCTGTGTACAAATGGAATTCCTCAGGGAGATATACATACCCAATCTAATAGGGATGAGGTATATTCCAAGACTTCAGCCCCAACTGTGCCACAATCCCAGAACACACGGAAGCGTGAGGTTCAAAATAAAAAAGGTACAGAAAAGGCAGCTGTCCCATTATCTGATGAAACTGTCCTTCCTGTTTCAGATTGCCAGTTGCAGGTGCAAAGTCACAGTGCAGCTCAGGAAACGCCTTTACTGCCATCAAAGATTAAGACAGATTCTGACACATTATATCTGACACCTAGAACGGTTAGGAAGAAAAATCCAAAGACGTGTAAGGAAATAAAAAAACCTTCACCGAAAGTTGAGAAGGCACAGGTGCCATCTCTGGATTCTTCACTTGGAGTGGAACATATATGTCATGATGTGCCACATGTGGATCAAATGAGACAAGTGGAAGCAGTGATCGAGTCAGTAATTGAGGATCTCCACAAACCACTGAAACATGTGAGTCATAGAAAAAAGATTAAAAAAGAGGCTAGCAATGTTCTTGCTTTAACTCTGAATCCTTCACTTGGAGTGGAACATAGAACTCCTGATGTGCCACAAGTGGATCATATTAGACAAATGGAAGCAGTGATAGAGTCAGTGATTGAGGATCTCCACAAAAAAGAGGTCAGTGATGTTTCTGCATCAGCACACTCAACCTTTCCTGCCTCAAATAATCTGTGTGAACCACATAACCATAGTACATTATCTCAAATGCTTCTGCTGCCATCAGAGATAAAGACAGAATCAGGCAGAATCAATAATGCCATACCCAGAACTCCTGATGTGCCACAAATGGATCATGTAAGACAAATGGAAGCAGTGATAGAGTCAGTGATTGAGGATCTCCACAAAAAAGAGGCCAGTAATGTTGCTCCATTAAAACCAACCACCTTTTCTGCCTCGGATAACCTTTTGGAACAGCATAACCATAGTACATTACCTCAATCTTCTTTTATGTCATCCGGAGAGACAAAATCAGGCTTGAAACATGCAATACCCAAAACGTCAACAAAAAATAAGTCAAAAACATTAATGAAAGAGAAACTTACCCTCAAAAGCTATTCAAAAAATCCTAAGAAAGCAGCTATACAAACTTCAGTTCCTACATCTGACACAATGCATGTGTCAAGAGTTAAGAagaatttcaatatttgtaaagAAAGAAAAAGATCTTCACATAAAGTTGAGAAAGCACAGGTGTCATCTCTGGATCCTTCCCTTGGAGTGGAACATAGATGTCCTGATCGAATAAGACAAGTGGAAGCAGTGATAGACTCCCTGATTGAGGATCTCCACAAACCACTCAAACCTAATGGACAACAAAAAAAGTTTAAAGAGGAGACCAGTAATGTTTCTGCATTGGAACAAACAACATTTCTCGCCTCAAATAACCTGTTGGAACAGCATAACCATAGTACGTTACCTCAATATTATTTTCTGTCATCCGGAGAGACAAAATCAGGCTTGAAACATGCCAAACCCAAAATGGCAACGAAAATGAAGTCAAAAGCATGCAGTAAAGGGAAACTATTTAAAAATACTAAGAAAGCCTCTGTAATAACTTCAGATCCTTCTATTGGAGCAGAAAATGGATGTCTTAACATGCCTTCCCACCTTACCCAAGCAGAGAAGGGCGGAAAGGGAGATGGAAAAAACAATAAATATGTCGGAAAGCATGAAAAGGAAGCAGTGATATCAGTGACCGGTGATCATTTGGAAACAGCAGCCCACAAACCACATCAACGTAAGGGGCCAAGAAAGAAGCTAAAAGAGGACAGCAGTGTTTCCAAACCAGGACAAGTAGAATCTACTACTTCAGATAGCCAGCTAAAACAGCATGACCACAATGCATTACAGCAAGTTTTTTTGCTAGTATCGGAGGCAAAGACGGAATCAGGAATAGAGCATATCATGCCAGAAATGGAAATAACAAATAAGCCAAAAACATGCAGGAAAAGGAAACTCCCTTCAAAATCACTCTCAGGAAATGCTAAAAGAGCAGCTATGCGAACTTCAAATCCTACTCTTGGAGCAGAAGTTGGATGTCTTAAAATACTTCCCCAccttacccatgcagagcaaggaggAAAGAGTGATAGGAAAACCAATAAAAATGTAGTTAAACATAAAAAAGAAACAGTGACATCAGGGATGGAAGATCATATGGAAACAGCCCACAAACGACATATGGGGTCAAAAAATAATCGAAAAGAAGACAACAATGTTTCCATATCAGAACAAGCAGCAACTCTTACCCCCGATAAACGTTCAAACCAAGTTGCTGTGCTGGCATCAGAGATACAGTCAGGATCGAGCAGTGGACATGTCACacccccacaaaaaaaacatatttcaaagGCATGCAAGAAAAGGAAAATACTGTCCAAACAAAGCTCAAAGATCACTGAAACTCCAACCCCACCAAGTTCAAAACCATCTCTTGGAGTGGAATATAGATATTCTGAAATGGCTACCACTTTCACACATGTGGACCAGGTTCAGAATATTCTTGATAGTCCTAAAGGCTCCAAAGCGAGTAGTGAAAATACTGGATCAAGCCATCCAATATCAAATGTAAGACATTCCAGACGGCCCTCCAAATCTAATTCACATATCACAACTGACTTGATGCAAGATCAAGCAATTTTATCAGTTACATCACATCTCACTAATCAACCTACCAGTCCTGTATCAACAACAGTGTCCTCAACTGCAGCACAAGGACAGATTACTGAATTAGTGAGTGCTCTTTGTACAGAGAAAAGGCCACATAAAATAGGGAGGCCTCCTAAGAAGAAAAAATCTCAGAGACCAAAAGGAACAGGTCTTGATAAGAATATCACAGATGACGACGACGAATGTGTTAAATTCTTATCAGCATTTGTAAAAGAGGAACTAATTGAGGAAGAAAAAAGTCTAGAAAATAGGGGGGGGAAAAAGAACGGCAAAGGGAAGAAAGGCAAACTTTTACAAACTGACAATGTGAGTACACCAAGTAAACCTAGCCAATCTCAGGTGAAAGATGGCAATGCATTAGCAGATGACAAATTAGTTTTACAAGTCCCTATAGATGAAGCAAGGGACTCTATATCTATTGCAATAGACTCAATCAGTGCTGTGATTCCCAAACATAAAAAAGGTGGTCGTATTGCCAAGGGTAAAAGAGTTCAAAACATTGCATCCACCCCCAACATCCCCAGTGACCAGCAATGCATGAATATGTCCCCAGAAGAAACATCTCTGTGTCTCAGCAATATATCAGAAAAACACAGAAAACGAAAAGTTGACAGCAGCAGTGCTGATTTTGTTAATGCAGATATAAATGTTCTAAATCTTAAAGATGATCTTAGTGATAGATCTGAAATACTGGACACATCCTTACTAGGGAATCAGAGGGTGAAGAACAAGGGTAAGAACAAATCCAAGACAAttgcagaagaacagacagtggCCACATCAGTGGTAAAAGAGATGGTGTGGCTCGATTTACAGACCACCATAGCAGCACTGAAAAAGAAACGAGGTCGGCCATTCAAGAAAAGTACCTTGATAAGAATGGCAAAACAGCGGTCATGTGAACAGCAGAAGTCAAACACTAGCAGAAAACTTTCCGTGAACAAGACACCGAGCTGCAAATCAACTTCCAAGGGAGGGAAAATGCACAAATTCAACCCAATGTCAACAACTTCAAGAAGGCACACTAGAGCATCTGAGGCAATGAAGAATGAAGACCCTGTTCTTAAACAACCGCAAGATGACATATGGGAGATCATTGATGTATCCAGCAACATTTTCTCCCCAATTGTGACTAATTCCCGAAGTATTTCAGTGGAAGAAATCGAAACTTCAGAAACTATTTTCTCTGTTGATGCAGGGGCGACACAAGGAATCCAGCAAGTTGAGTCTACCCCGTTAACAACCCCTCTCACAAAATTACCTCATAAAGTGACTGGCATGAAGAAGAGACGCAGGAGAAATAAAACTGGATGGGCTACAAAAGTGAAATCCAAACGACCTCTCTCCAAAGTGAACTGTGGGGGTACGCTTGAGGTGTTTGTTCAGTCTTCCATTGACAACACTGGACTCTCATTCAACTCTAGCCGCTGTAATTCGTTAACAGAAAATTACACATTGGAAAGTGTTGAACAAGAGAAAGAATGTAGAGCACAAGTGAAAGCAGTAACAACCAACTACAATAGAGTTTGTGTGGAGAAGGAGATCAACTGTGGCGATCAACCCCTAACAGCTCGTGCTAAATTGCAGCATTCAAGTGTACTCCTACACAATTTTAAGACAAGGAAACCTATGTCATGCCATTTCTGCAGTCGCTCATTCCGTCACATAACAGCATACACAATTCACAAGCGTATTCACACAGGTGAGAAGCCTTACAGTTGCCAGAAGTGCGGCAAGCGCTTTGCTCATCTCTCCAAACTCAAATCACACTCAAACATCCACAAACAACATGGGCCCATTCAATGCCCATGTTGCGTCACTCAGTCTCCAAATAAAGATGACTTGATTGATCATTTCAAGATCCACATGAAGGGTACCAAGAGGTTCAGTTTGATTAATAAAACAAGAAGAGACAAAGATATCCAGATTCAACCTTACACTGATTACATAGAGTCCCCAGTCTCTCTTAATGGCAGGAAATCCCTTAGATGCTCCACTTGCTTGAATCTTTTTTTCAGTAAGGCCACATTGAAGCTGCACCTACAAACACACAGTGGAGTGAGGCGTTTCACCTGCAAAGTCTGTGGCAAGATGTTTATCACGTTCTCAAGTTTCAATGCACATGAAAAAACACACTGGCCTGTTAAACCGTATGCTTGCTCTGTGTGTGGAAAAGGCTTTGTTCTGCTAAGGGAGCTCAAAACCCACTCTCATATGCACTCAGGAGAGATGCCTTTCTTCTGTAACCACTGTGGTCAGGCCTTTAGCAACTTCTCATCCTTGCGCACACATCAAGTCTCCAAAGTGTGTTTTGAGGCTAGAGACGAAGGGAGTGGAAACAAGGTTGACATTGAGGGGTTCCTGGTGGAGCAAAGGGCTGATGGGCAGATTAATACCCCGATGTACTTTAAATGTCAGATTTGCAAACAACTTAATCGTCACTGGTGTCAGTACATTCTTCATCTGCAAACGCACACTAATAACAAGCCAAACCTTTGTGAGATCTGTGGACAACGGTATGATCAGGTTCCTGAATTATGTGTTCATTGTAAAGTGTGCTGCAAAtcaagtggagaggagagggcatgCAATTCGTCCTTGTCAGAGGTCTGGCATGAACCCCAATCTCTGCAAAATCCGATGCACGTGACTGAAATAGATTTTCTGTGCAATGATAATCAGGAAATGTTATCTACTGATGACCAACATCCTAAATGTAAGGAGCCTGAGCCCCTGCCACCTCTGGAAACTATGGAGGAGTATTCCTCAGATGTGCTTCCACAAAACCCCACACCTGCTTGCCATATCCCAGGTAATGGGTTAGCGATAAATCGACCTTCTCCCTCAAACTCCATGTGTACAAGTTCTGCCATATTGTCCCCCTCTGTAATGAGCTGTAATTCAGTACGTGTGGTTCAACAGCCTTCAGGTTTTCGCTCTCGTTTTCAGACCCATGCTCCTTGTGACAGATATCCCCGTGGACAATGTGGAAAATCCTTTAACCAGTGGAACAAGCTCTGGTTGCATCAGGGACTACACAGAGAAAAACGCTGTAGCTTCTCATGCACTCAGTGCAATTTAGAGTTTCGCTTCTTTGGCTCCTATAGGGAGCACATGCAGGAACATGCAGCGCAGAGACCCTATGCTTGTCAGTTATGTCCCAAAACCTATGTCATTGAAGAAGACTTAAATACCCATCTGTGCAAAAATCACCAGCCGTGCGCAAGCCTGAAATGTGACACGTGTGGAAAGGGTTTCACCAGTTTCAGAAATTTGGAGAGACATCGTCTCTTACACAGAGGTGCTAGCTCGCACTATTGTCTCCCTTGCAAGCTCCCATTTCCTAGTTACCTAGCCTTAAAGAATCACTTGAAGGCTCACAAAGCCCGCCCTGTTATCCCTCTCCCTGAAGGGCCATTGGAACCACTTCGATTTCCCTATCACTGTAGAAAATGTAATGCCAgatttacaaccacagacttGCTCCAAGCCCATCAGGTTTGCCATCTTATAGGGGGGAAGAAAACATATAGCAGTTCAGCAAATGTAGTTTCTGCTTCCCTGACCTCCAAGCTCTCAAACAAACCAACAGAGAGAGTCACGCCGCTATCCCCTACGACAGTACCTAGTCTTCCTCTGTCAAAGAAAAGGAACATATATAGGTATCCTCACCCTGATCGTCTGTATGTTGTCCCTAAAATATCCTCACAGCCACCGGTTGTTGTTTCAGACACAGAGGAAGAGCCCCAAGAGATTATGAACTCTAGCTTATCCTCAGTCCACGACTCGCCCCGTAACACTGTGTCCCTTGAACATGAAGGGCGAACCAGCCCTAGCAATAATTGTTGTGAGGCAAACAACTCGGATCTACCTCAGCGCTCATGCCCCTCATGTGTCCTTATTTATGAACCTACTCAATGTATGCCAAAAACAGACACCCCACACATGCCGACTCATGAACCACCCTGTCCCTTGGATAAAGGTCCTCAGAATGTACCACCTCAAAGATGGAAAAAGTCTAAGGGTAATGATGATGCTTTCTTTAGAGCCTCAACAACATGTGTGATATCAAGGGGCAAAAAACAGCGGTATGATGGCTTTGAGTGTGCTGATTGTTGGGTAACATTTAGCGACGTCTCAGAGCTACATGAGCATTACTTACATCATGCCAGGGGGGTGAAGTGA